In Polyodon spathula isolate WHYD16114869_AA chromosome 11, ASM1765450v1, whole genome shotgun sequence, one genomic interval encodes:
- the LOC121322723 gene encoding claudin-18-like isoform X2 — protein sequence MAATMCQVMGLVMGLLGIAGVIASTVMDQWSTQDLYDNPVTSVYNYRGLWRSCVQQSSGFTECRPYFTILGLPGSFQAVRALMIVGIVLGVIGALISIFALKCIRMGNMEDTMKANMTLTSGIMFIVGGVCGIAGVSVFANLIVTSFMFTTTTATMEGSLQPRYTFGPALFVGWVGGAVLVMGGIMMCVACKGMAPEKTHYNSVAYKASKPNTIYKSGDERSRRGYDDDYKKSTTRSDDGRQTQPSKFDYV from the exons ATGGCGGCCACCATGTGTCAAGTGATGGGGCTCGTCATGGGCCTTCTGGGGATTGCTGGTGTCATCGCTTCCACAGTGATGGACCAGTGGAGCACCCAGGACCTGTACGATAACCCAGTAACGTCTGTGTACAACTATAGGGGGCTCTGGCGGTCCTGCGTCCAACAGAGCTCTGGCTTTACAGAGTGCCGGCCTTACTTTACCATTCTTGGACTGCCAG GCAGCTTCCAGGCAGTGAGAGCCCTGATGATCGTGGGGATTGTGCTGGGGGTTATTGGAGCGTTGATCTCCATATTTGCACTCAAGTGTATCCGAATGGGCAACATGGAGGACACAATGAAGGCTAACATGACCCTGACATCAGGGATCATGTTCATTGTGGGAG GTGTATGTGGCATTGCTGGCGTGTCCGTCTTCGCAAACCTCATTGTGACCAGCTTCATGTTCACGACCACAACTGCCACCATGGAAGGGTCTCTCCAGCCACG GTACACCTTTGGCCCCGCCCTCTTCGTGGGCTGGGTGGGAGGAGCAGTGCTGGTAATGGGTGGGATCATGATGTGTGTGGCCTGCAAAGGAATGGCACCTGAGAAGACTCA cTACAACTCAGTAGCTTACAAAGCATCGAAACCCAACACCATCTACAAGTCCGGAGATGAGCGGTCCAGACGGGGGTATGACGATGACTACAAGAAAAGCACAACTCGCAGCGACGATGGCAGGCAAACACAGCCTTCCAAATTTGACTACGTGTAA
- the LOC121322723 gene encoding claudin-18-like isoform X1 — MAATMFQIIGFILSVLGLAGVIAATAMDEWKIEDRYYKLVTSIYNYEGLWYSCVGETSGLVECRPYFTVLGLPGSFQAVRALMIVGIVLGVIGALISIFALKCIRMGNMEDTMKANMTLTSGIMFIVGGVCGIAGVSVFANLIVTSFMFTTTTATMEGSLQPRYTFGPALFVGWVGGAVLVMGGIMMCVACKGMAPEKTHYNSVAYKASKPNTIYKSGDERSRRGYDDDYKKSTTRSDDGRQTQPSKFDYV, encoded by the exons ATGGCGGCCACTATGTTCCAGATAATCGGGTTCATTCTGTCAGTACTAGGGCTAGCCGGGGTCATTGCAGCAACAGCAATGGACGAATGGAAAATTGAAGACCGGTATTATAAACTTGTAACTTCAATTTACAACTATGAAGGACTTTGGTACAGTTGTGTGGGTGAGACTTCTGGTCTTGTTGAATGCCGTCCATATTTCACCGTTCTGGGACTACCGG GCAGCTTCCAGGCAGTGAGAGCCCTGATGATCGTGGGGATTGTGCTGGGGGTTATTGGAGCGTTGATCTCCATATTTGCACTCAAGTGTATCCGAATGGGCAACATGGAGGACACAATGAAGGCTAACATGACCCTGACATCAGGGATCATGTTCATTGTGGGAG GTGTATGTGGCATTGCTGGCGTGTCCGTCTTCGCAAACCTCATTGTGACCAGCTTCATGTTCACGACCACAACTGCCACCATGGAAGGGTCTCTCCAGCCACG GTACACCTTTGGCCCCGCCCTCTTCGTGGGCTGGGTGGGAGGAGCAGTGCTGGTAATGGGTGGGATCATGATGTGTGTGGCCTGCAAAGGAATGGCACCTGAGAAGACTCA cTACAACTCAGTAGCTTACAAAGCATCGAAACCCAACACCATCTACAAGTCCGGAGATGAGCGGTCCAGACGGGGGTATGACGATGACTACAAGAAAAGCACAACTCGCAGCGACGATGGCAGGCAAACACAGCCTTCCAAATTTGACTACGTGTAA